The proteins below come from a single Acanthopagrus latus isolate v.2019 chromosome 4, fAcaLat1.1, whole genome shotgun sequence genomic window:
- the LOC119018295 gene encoding LOW QUALITY PROTEIN: putative nuclease HARBI1 (The sequence of the model RefSeq protein was modified relative to this genomic sequence to represent the inferred CDS: substituted 2 bases at 2 genomic stop codons): MACSFLEDVLDEEALILRGAFRHERVYRDRSDPLVFEDDYLIERYRFSGDGLRYLCRLLGPKIXHQMAXSHALSVPQMVYVTLRFFAAGSFLNSVGDAENLNKLTICRTIRRVCLVLKSFINIFITFPGHRRPLYITEEFNKIAAFPNIIGAVDCTHIRIKSPSGEHEGDYINRKSFHSINVQMICDADCLVSNL; this comes from the exons ATGGCTTGCTCTTTTTTGGAGGATGTACTGGATGAGGAAGCCCTAATCCTCAGAGGGGCATTTAGGCATGAAAGAGTCTACCGGGACAGGTCAGACCCATTGGTCTTTGAAGATGACTATCTCATTGAGAGATACAGATTCTCAGGTGATGGACTAAGATATTTATGTAGGCTGCTGGGTCCAAAAATTTAGCATCAGATGGCATGAAGCCATGCTCTCTCTGTACCACAGATGGTCTATGTTACATTGAGATTTTTTGCAGCTGGAAGCTTCCTTAATTCTGTTGGGGATGCAGAGAACCTCAATAAATTAACAATTTGCCGCACAATAAGACGTGTTTGTCTGGTCCTGAAGTCATTCATCAACATATTCATCACCTTCCCTGGCCACAGAAGACCCCTCTACATCACGGAGGAGTTTAACAAGATTGCAG CTTTCCCTAACATCATTGGTGCAGTGGATTGCACACACATCAGGATCAAAAGCCCTTCAGGAGAACATGAGGGAGATTACATTAACAGGAAATCCTTCCACAGCATCAATGTTCAG ATGATCTGTGATGCTGACTGCCTTGTCAGCAATTTATAG